The Saccharomonospora glauca K62 genome has a segment encoding these proteins:
- a CDS encoding AIM24 family protein has product MHVQTRHTPAFGIARVNLAGGEAVEAHPDTVLAHSFGVTRSRKGKGRGPAIFTAPAQGGWIDLAPRHPGDAYPLELSGQLGWSVASDAVLARPATVRHDHPWPAHQTLFGGDSGFLKHYSGTGPLVFACRGPVDALSLKAGEVVTVNPLFVLAFPDTVQVRLRALDPAEPQSIKTGTGLALDVAGPGTVLVQTRPRT; this is encoded by the coding sequence ATGCACGTCCAAACTCGGCACACTCCCGCGTTCGGGATCGCTCGGGTGAACCTCGCCGGGGGCGAGGCCGTGGAGGCCCATCCCGACACCGTGCTCGCGCACAGTTTCGGGGTCACACGGTCCAGGAAGGGCAAGGGACGCGGCCCCGCGATCTTCACGGCCCCCGCCCAGGGAGGCTGGATCGACCTCGCCCCCCGGCATCCGGGGGATGCGTACCCGCTGGAACTGAGCGGGCAGCTCGGCTGGTCGGTGGCTTCCGACGCGGTGTTGGCCAGGCCCGCCACCGTACGTCACGACCACCCGTGGCCCGCGCACCAGACGCTCTTCGGCGGCGATTCCGGGTTCTTGAAGCACTACAGTGGAACCGGACCGCTGGTGTTCGCCTGCCGGGGCCCCGTCGACGCCCTGTCGCTGAAGGCGGGGGAGGTGGTAACAGTGAACCCGCTGTTCGTCCTGGCTTTCCCCGACACCGTGCAGGTGAGGCTGCGGGCGCTCGACCCGGCGGAACCGCAGTCGATCAAGACCGGTACGGGGCTGGCTCTCGACGTGGCGGGGCCGGGAACCGTGCTGGTACAGACCAGGCCTCGGACGTAG
- a CDS encoding TIGR00266 family protein has protein sequence MQVEIRHQPSFAVARLLLAPNEPAQVEAGAMVATSYGMHMQASTQGGVMKGLGRAIFGGESLFVSTYTAPPNGGWVDVAGGLPGDIRVIEMDGRVGWCVTRGSWLANSYGIHLETKWGGFGNLFGGEGGFLTHAQGQGQLLVSCYGAIDVVTLQPGEYVTIDSGHVVAYADTVQSQLRKVAQGVIQSLKSGEGFVFDFAGPGQILTQTRNPSALVAWLMARMPSR, from the coding sequence GTGCAGGTAGAGATCCGTCATCAGCCGTCCTTCGCGGTCGCGAGGCTGCTGCTCGCGCCCAACGAGCCCGCGCAGGTGGAGGCGGGGGCCATGGTCGCCACCAGCTACGGCATGCACATGCAGGCCAGCACGCAGGGCGGCGTCATGAAGGGTCTCGGTCGGGCCATCTTCGGGGGTGAGTCGCTGTTCGTGTCGACCTACACGGCTCCTCCCAACGGGGGCTGGGTGGACGTCGCGGGCGGGCTGCCCGGCGACATCCGGGTGATCGAGATGGACGGCCGGGTCGGCTGGTGCGTGACCAGGGGATCGTGGCTGGCCAACTCGTACGGCATCCACCTGGAGACCAAGTGGGGTGGCTTCGGCAACCTCTTCGGCGGTGAGGGCGGCTTCCTCACCCACGCCCAGGGGCAGGGGCAGTTGCTCGTGTCCTGCTACGGAGCGATCGACGTCGTGACCCTGCAGCCGGGCGAGTACGTCACCATCGACTCCGGCCACGTCGTCGCCTACGCCGACACCGTGCAGTCCCAGCTGCGCAAGGTGGCGCAGGGAGTCATCCAGTCGCTGAAGAGCGGCGAGGGCTTCGTGTTCGACTTCGCGGGACCGGGGCAGATCCTGACGCAGACCCGTAACCCGAGTGCGCTGGTGGCGTGGTTGATGGCCCGGATGCCCTCCCGGTAG
- the moeA gene encoding molybdopterin molybdotransferase MoeA, translating into MISVEEHSARVRDVVGTRPVVRRALTDCAGLVLAEDVTAGVPLPPFDNSAMDGYAVRSADVANARKDAPVELPVAADIPAGRTDVPELAPGTAHRIMTGAPVPRGADSVVMVEHTDGGTRSVSISTAVPEGAHVRRAGEDVGRGDVVLRAGTVLGPAQLGLASAVGVDRLPVFAPPRVLVVSTGTELVHPPRPLRPGQIYESNSVMLEAGLAALGCHVETVRSVADDVAEFRAVVEPKLAEADLVVTSGGVSAGAYEVVKDALTDVGVTFGKVAMQPGGPQGCGRWHGVPVVTLPGNPVSVLVSFEVFVRPALLAALGHANPERPRARARLTETLPSPKGKRQFRRGRYSPGEDRAVVAPVGGPGSHLLASLARANCLVVLDEETTEAPKDSTVDVLLL; encoded by the coding sequence GTGATCTCCGTCGAAGAACACAGTGCGAGGGTCCGCGACGTGGTCGGCACTCGGCCGGTGGTCCGGCGCGCACTGACCGACTGCGCGGGGCTGGTCCTTGCCGAGGACGTCACCGCCGGCGTGCCGCTACCACCGTTCGACAACTCCGCGATGGACGGCTACGCCGTGCGCTCGGCGGACGTGGCGAACGCACGAAAGGACGCGCCCGTGGAGCTGCCCGTGGCGGCCGACATCCCCGCGGGTCGCACGGACGTTCCGGAACTCGCGCCGGGCACGGCGCACCGGATCATGACGGGGGCACCGGTACCGCGAGGCGCCGACAGCGTCGTCATGGTGGAACACACCGACGGCGGGACGCGAAGCGTGTCGATCTCCACCGCCGTTCCCGAGGGTGCCCACGTGCGTCGCGCGGGCGAGGACGTCGGGCGGGGAGACGTCGTCCTGCGTGCCGGAACGGTGTTGGGACCCGCGCAGCTCGGGCTCGCCTCCGCGGTCGGGGTCGATCGGCTTCCCGTGTTCGCGCCGCCGCGGGTCCTCGTCGTGTCCACGGGTACCGAGCTCGTCCACCCGCCCCGGCCACTGCGGCCCGGTCAGATCTACGAGTCCAACAGCGTGATGCTCGAAGCGGGTCTCGCGGCGCTCGGCTGCCACGTGGAGACCGTGCGCAGCGTCGCCGACGACGTCGCCGAGTTCCGCGCCGTCGTGGAACCGAAGCTGGCGGAGGCCGATCTCGTGGTGACCTCGGGGGGTGTGAGCGCCGGGGCGTACGAGGTGGTCAAGGACGCGCTCACCGACGTCGGTGTCACCTTCGGCAAGGTGGCCATGCAGCCGGGTGGCCCGCAGGGCTGCGGACGCTGGCACGGCGTGCCGGTGGTGACGCTGCCCGGAAACCCGGTGAGCGTGCTCGTGTCGTTCGAGGTGTTCGTGCGTCCGGCGCTGTTGGCCGCGCTCGGCCACGCGAACCCGGAACGCCCGCGCGCACGAGCCCGGCTGACCGAGACATTGCCGTCGCCGAAGGGCAAACGCCAGTTCCGGCGCGGCCGCTACTCACCGGGCGAGGACCGGGCGGTGGTGGCTCCGGTGGGCGGTCCGGGTTCCCATCTGCTGGCCTCGCTCGCCCGCGCCAACTGCCTCGTCGTCCTCGACGAGGAGACCACCGAGGCCCCGAAGGACTCGACGGTCGACGTCCTCCTCCTGTGA